A genome region from Gopherus evgoodei ecotype Sinaloan lineage unplaced genomic scaffold, rGopEvg1_v1.p scaffold_35_arrow_ctg1, whole genome shotgun sequence includes the following:
- the CLEC11A gene encoding C-type lectin domain family 11 member A, which translates to MAAGCGVLLLLLGSLLGTGRSRELSSEEERQALMLKHLQEVLQLPEEEGEGPPEMTLTELAPEGGEGEEEGEDGEGAPVEGDVQPTQPAPSTAAPQPEEDGFSYVFSRLDSLDAAVHRLNVQFYTMDLRLAQFSQGLAELRGRLAEAQEGLSVVSQTSTRNQQDIGKIDGCLRGRRLHAKCFLIVKQFEGYDGAQELCRLRGGNLAMPADAAELAALRRYLHEAFQPFNWPAWVGIHDRRAEGLWLYESGQRVSFFDWYQDHLVSQPNGGARENCVSLSSDDGKWWDNDCARRMYYVCEYRL; encoded by the exons ATGGCCGCGGGGTgcggggtgctgctgctgctgctggggtcactgctggggaCCGGCCGGAGCCGGGAGCTCAGCTCGGAGGAGGAGAGACAGGCCCTGATGCTGAAG cacctgcaggaagtgctgcagctgcCAGAGGAGGAGGGCGAGGGGCCCCCCGAGATGACGCTGACGGAGCTGGCCCCCGAGGGGggcgagggagaggaggagggggaagatggGGAGGGGGCACCCGTCGAGGGGGATGTTCAGCCCACCCAGCCAGCCCCGAGCACAGCTGCCCCTCAGCCCGAGGAGGACGGATTCTCTTACGTGT TCTCGCGGCTGGACAGCCTGGACGCGGCCGTGCACCGGCTCAACGTGCAGTTCTACACCATGGACCTGCGCCTGGCCCAGTTCTCGCAGGGCCTGGCCGAGCTGCGCGGGCGCCTGGCCGAGGCCCAGGAGGGGCTGAGCGTCGTCAGCCAGACCAGCACCCGCAACCAGCAGGACATCGGCAAGATCGACG GCTGCCTGCGGGGCCGGAGGCTCCATGCCAAATGCTTCCTGATCGTGAAGCAGTTTGAGGGCTACGACGGGGCGCAGGAGCTGTGCCGGCTGCGGGGCGGGAACCTGGCCATGCCGGCCGACGCCGCCGAACTGGCCGCCCTGCGCCGCTACCTGCACGAGGCCTTCCAGCCCTTCAACTGGCCGGCCTGGGTGGGCATCCACGACCGGCGGGCCGAGGGCCTGTGGCTGTACGAGAGCGGCCAGCGCGTCTCCTTCTTCGACTGGTACCAGGACCACCTGGTGAGCCAGCCCAACGGGGGCGCCCGGGAGAACTGCGTCTCCCTCTCCTCCGACGACGGCAAGTGGTGGGACAACGACTGCGCCCGGCGCATGTACTACGTCTGCGAGTACCGGCTCTAG
- the LOC115641743 gene encoding zinc finger BED domain-containing protein 1-like isoform X1 → MQVSEDACAQLEDELLFCEDCRLYFRDTCPQHGVPTFIADSPVPARAPSRALLSLPQGLLVKERPQGGLGVWSALPALPRGCIFGPYQGEVVLEHGECTLFSWAVRENGSYFYIDASDDSKSSWMRYVACASTEEEHNLTVFQYRGRIYYRACQAIGAGAELLVWIGEEYARTLGLQLGAHFKYEFGEKELLLKMFQDLQAKPPEPAPTATPYLCGDLASPGGHLRKAGPPAPAFPLLEGTQNLVGLGRAQSRYWTFFGFQGDAYGRILDKTKIICKLCGVRLSYSGNTTNLRQHLIYKHRQEYNQLVGAPDPPKGALPPAAPLARTTRAVADFLVWDLMPLEVVEGEGFGQMLNALDPGYKPPAAAFLAHTLLRERHLQGQAKVMALARGLPHCALSLDLWPHSPSLSYLTLTLHYVDDTFEACARVLGSRPVPEEPTPESLAEALGWAAEEWGVRESGTYAVGPHGPAARQAAAALGWQALPCVGQALGGATEAVLALPPIRSALERCRRLAVWALAVPGRAEEPLLRAQLKRFLRDGAQWQSAHGLLHGLLEQAEALGGLGPQEEPALRPQDWAALQDAADVLKPLAVAASTFTKDPFAGLSLVKPVLTSLLYKHLAPGEWDSELARAAKGAAHRELSRRYAEPEVERALNLACALDPRFRSLDFLSPPDRVETLRLLALEAARLAEVPGASPSPPPPKQPRQDSAIEYLLGDLCSVRGGAGVASVQQRAEQECASFQTAGASSLGQEPLQWWKTHHAQYPLLARAARQLLCVPATAAPTAWLFGEAGQAVYRKRAALAPEHVDMLLFLHGNRAVL, encoded by the exons tctGCGAGGATTGCCGGCTGTACTTCCGGGACACCTGCCCCCAGCATGGGGTGCCCACCTTCATCGCCGACTCGCCCGTGCCAGCCCGGGCGCCCTCGCGggccctgctctccctgccccaagggctgCTGGTGAAGGAGCGGCCCCAGGGCGGGCTGGGCGTGTGGAgcgccctgcctgccctgccccgcggCTGCATCTTCGGCCCCTACcagggggaggtggtgctggAGCACGGGGAGTGCACCCTCTTCTCCTGGGCG gtaCGGGAAAACGGCTCCTATTTCTACATTGATGCCTCTGATGACTCCAAGTCCAGTTGGATGAG atacgTGGCCTGCGCCTCCACGGAGGAGGAGCACAACCTGACGGTGTTCCAGTACCGCGGGCGCATCTACTACCGGGCCTGCCAGGCCATCGGTGCCGGCGCCGAGCTGCTCGTCTGGATCGGGGAGGAGTACGCCCgcaccctggggctccagctgg GGGCGCATTTCAAGTATGAGTTTggggagaaggagctgctgctgaagatgtTCCAGGACCTGCAGGCCAAGCCCCCCGAGCCGGCGCCCACCGCCACCCCCTACCTCTGTGGCGACCTGGCCTCTCCCGGGGGGCACTTGCGCAAGGCTGGCCCCCCGGCCCCGGCTTTCCCGCTGCTGGAGGGCACCCAGAACCTggtggggctgggccgggcccagAGCCGCTACTGGACTTTCTTTGGCTTCCAGGGGGACGCCTATGGGCGCATCCTGGATAAAACCAAGATCATCTGCAAGCTCTGCGGGGTGCGGCTCTCCTACAGTGGCAACACCACCAACCTGCGCCAGCACCTCATCTACAAGCACCGGCAGGAGTACAACCAGCTGGTGGGGGCGCCGGACCCGCCCAAGggggcgctgccccctgctgcccccctggccAGGACCACCCGGGCCGTGGCCGACTTCCTGGTCTGGGATCTGATGCCGCTGGAGGTGGTGGAAGGGGAGGGCTTTGGGCAGATGCTGAACGCCCTGGACCCCGGCTACAAGCCGCCAGCcgctgccttcctggcccacaCCCTGCTGCGGGAGCGCCACCTGCAGGGCCAGGCCAAGGTGATGGCGCTGGCACGGGGGCTGCCCCACTGCGCCCTCAGCCTGGACctctggccccacagccccagcctctcctacCTCACCCTCACCCTGCACTATGTGGACGACACCTTTGAGGCCTGTGCGCGGGTGCTGGGCAGCCGTCCCGTGCCGGAGGAGCCGACCCCCGAGAGCCTGGCGGAGGCGCTGGGCTGGGCAGCGGAggagtggggggtgagggagagcggGACCTACGCCGTGGGGCCCCACGGACCCGCTGCCCGGCAGGCGGCCGCGGCCCTGGGCTGGCAGGCCCTGCCCTGTGTGGGGCAGGCCCTGGGGGGTGCCACGGAGGCCGTGCTGGCCCTGCCGCCTATCCGGAGCGCCCTGGAGCGGTGCCGGCGCCTGGCAGTGTGGGCGCTGGCCGTGCCAGGCCGCGCCGAGGAGCCCCTCCTCCGGGCTCAGCTCAAGCGTTTCCTGCGGGACGGGGCCCAGTGGCAGAGCGCCCACGGGCTGCTGCACGGGCTGCTGGAGCAGGCTGAGGCGCTGGGCGGGCTGGGGCCCCAGGAGGAGCCAGCCCTGCGCCCCCAGGACTGGGCCGCTCTCCAGGACGCAGCCGACGTCCTCAAGCCCCTGGCGGTGGCCGCCTCCACCTTCACAAAGGATCCCTTCGCGGGGCTCTCGCTGGTCAAACCCGTCCTCACTTCCCTGCTGTACAAGCACCTGGCGCCAGGCGAGTGGGACTCAGAGCTGGCGCGGGCGGCCAAGGGGGCGGCCCACCGGGAGCTGAGCCGGCGCTACGCCGAGCCCGAGGTGGAGCGCGCCCTCAACCTGGCCTGCGCTCTGGACCCCCGCTTCCGCAGCCTGGACTTCCTGAGCCCGCCTGACCGCGTGGAGACCCTGCGGCTGCTGGCGCTGGAGGCTGCCCGCCTGGCCGAGGTGCCCGGCGCCAGCCCCTCCCCGCCGCCCCCCAAGCAGCCCCGGCAGGACTCGGCCATCGAGTACCTGCTGGGAGACCTGTGCAGCGTGCGGGGCGGCGCCGGGGTGGCCTCGGTGCAGCAGCGGGCAGAGCAGGAGTGCGCCAGCTTCCAGACGGCCGGGGCCTCCTCCCTGGGCCAGGAGCCCCTGCAGTGGTGGAAGACGCATCATGCccagtacccgctgctggccCGGGCGGCCCGCCAGCTGCTGTGCGTGCCCGCCACAGCTGCCCCCACCGCCTGGCTCTTCGGGGAGGCCGGCCAGGCCGTCTACAGGAAGCGGGCGGCCCTGGCGCCGGAGCACGTCGacatgctgctcttcctgcatggCAACCGGGctgtgctctga
- the LOC115641743 gene encoding zinc finger BED domain-containing protein 1-like isoform X2: MRVPSWRMSCSVRENGSYFYIDASDDSKSSWMRYVACASTEEEHNLTVFQYRGRIYYRACQAIGAGAELLVWIGEEYARTLGLQLGAHFKYEFGEKELLLKMFQDLQAKPPEPAPTATPYLCGDLASPGGHLRKAGPPAPAFPLLEGTQNLVGLGRAQSRYWTFFGFQGDAYGRILDKTKIICKLCGVRLSYSGNTTNLRQHLIYKHRQEYNQLVGAPDPPKGALPPAAPLARTTRAVADFLVWDLMPLEVVEGEGFGQMLNALDPGYKPPAAAFLAHTLLRERHLQGQAKVMALARGLPHCALSLDLWPHSPSLSYLTLTLHYVDDTFEACARVLGSRPVPEEPTPESLAEALGWAAEEWGVRESGTYAVGPHGPAARQAAAALGWQALPCVGQALGGATEAVLALPPIRSALERCRRLAVWALAVPGRAEEPLLRAQLKRFLRDGAQWQSAHGLLHGLLEQAEALGGLGPQEEPALRPQDWAALQDAADVLKPLAVAASTFTKDPFAGLSLVKPVLTSLLYKHLAPGEWDSELARAAKGAAHRELSRRYAEPEVERALNLACALDPRFRSLDFLSPPDRVETLRLLALEAARLAEVPGASPSPPPPKQPRQDSAIEYLLGDLCSVRGGAGVASVQQRAEQECASFQTAGASSLGQEPLQWWKTHHAQYPLLARAARQLLCVPATAAPTAWLFGEAGQAVYRKRAALAPEHVDMLLFLHGNRAVL; the protein is encoded by the exons gtaCGGGAAAACGGCTCCTATTTCTACATTGATGCCTCTGATGACTCCAAGTCCAGTTGGATGAG atacgTGGCCTGCGCCTCCACGGAGGAGGAGCACAACCTGACGGTGTTCCAGTACCGCGGGCGCATCTACTACCGGGCCTGCCAGGCCATCGGTGCCGGCGCCGAGCTGCTCGTCTGGATCGGGGAGGAGTACGCCCgcaccctggggctccagctgg GGGCGCATTTCAAGTATGAGTTTggggagaaggagctgctgctgaagatgtTCCAGGACCTGCAGGCCAAGCCCCCCGAGCCGGCGCCCACCGCCACCCCCTACCTCTGTGGCGACCTGGCCTCTCCCGGGGGGCACTTGCGCAAGGCTGGCCCCCCGGCCCCGGCTTTCCCGCTGCTGGAGGGCACCCAGAACCTggtggggctgggccgggcccagAGCCGCTACTGGACTTTCTTTGGCTTCCAGGGGGACGCCTATGGGCGCATCCTGGATAAAACCAAGATCATCTGCAAGCTCTGCGGGGTGCGGCTCTCCTACAGTGGCAACACCACCAACCTGCGCCAGCACCTCATCTACAAGCACCGGCAGGAGTACAACCAGCTGGTGGGGGCGCCGGACCCGCCCAAGggggcgctgccccctgctgcccccctggccAGGACCACCCGGGCCGTGGCCGACTTCCTGGTCTGGGATCTGATGCCGCTGGAGGTGGTGGAAGGGGAGGGCTTTGGGCAGATGCTGAACGCCCTGGACCCCGGCTACAAGCCGCCAGCcgctgccttcctggcccacaCCCTGCTGCGGGAGCGCCACCTGCAGGGCCAGGCCAAGGTGATGGCGCTGGCACGGGGGCTGCCCCACTGCGCCCTCAGCCTGGACctctggccccacagccccagcctctcctacCTCACCCTCACCCTGCACTATGTGGACGACACCTTTGAGGCCTGTGCGCGGGTGCTGGGCAGCCGTCCCGTGCCGGAGGAGCCGACCCCCGAGAGCCTGGCGGAGGCGCTGGGCTGGGCAGCGGAggagtggggggtgagggagagcggGACCTACGCCGTGGGGCCCCACGGACCCGCTGCCCGGCAGGCGGCCGCGGCCCTGGGCTGGCAGGCCCTGCCCTGTGTGGGGCAGGCCCTGGGGGGTGCCACGGAGGCCGTGCTGGCCCTGCCGCCTATCCGGAGCGCCCTGGAGCGGTGCCGGCGCCTGGCAGTGTGGGCGCTGGCCGTGCCAGGCCGCGCCGAGGAGCCCCTCCTCCGGGCTCAGCTCAAGCGTTTCCTGCGGGACGGGGCCCAGTGGCAGAGCGCCCACGGGCTGCTGCACGGGCTGCTGGAGCAGGCTGAGGCGCTGGGCGGGCTGGGGCCCCAGGAGGAGCCAGCCCTGCGCCCCCAGGACTGGGCCGCTCTCCAGGACGCAGCCGACGTCCTCAAGCCCCTGGCGGTGGCCGCCTCCACCTTCACAAAGGATCCCTTCGCGGGGCTCTCGCTGGTCAAACCCGTCCTCACTTCCCTGCTGTACAAGCACCTGGCGCCAGGCGAGTGGGACTCAGAGCTGGCGCGGGCGGCCAAGGGGGCGGCCCACCGGGAGCTGAGCCGGCGCTACGCCGAGCCCGAGGTGGAGCGCGCCCTCAACCTGGCCTGCGCTCTGGACCCCCGCTTCCGCAGCCTGGACTTCCTGAGCCCGCCTGACCGCGTGGAGACCCTGCGGCTGCTGGCGCTGGAGGCTGCCCGCCTGGCCGAGGTGCCCGGCGCCAGCCCCTCCCCGCCGCCCCCCAAGCAGCCCCGGCAGGACTCGGCCATCGAGTACCTGCTGGGAGACCTGTGCAGCGTGCGGGGCGGCGCCGGGGTGGCCTCGGTGCAGCAGCGGGCAGAGCAGGAGTGCGCCAGCTTCCAGACGGCCGGGGCCTCCTCCCTGGGCCAGGAGCCCCTGCAGTGGTGGAAGACGCATCATGCccagtacccgctgctggccCGGGCGGCCCGCCAGCTGCTGTGCGTGCCCGCCACAGCTGCCCCCACCGCCTGGCTCTTCGGGGAGGCCGGCCAGGCCGTCTACAGGAAGCGGGCGGCCCTGGCGCCGGAGCACGTCGacatgctgctcttcctgcatggCAACCGGGctgtgctctga